CAGTATCAACGGCATCCCATCCTTGTTCCCCACCACAACGATCTTGGCATTCGGCGAACGTGCGAGTTCGAGTGTTGCTTCGATGCCCTTTTCGCGCAAGATCATATCCGTGAGCGATGCACTGAGGATGCGGTTAGCGCGAGCCTTGCCTTCGGCATCGATGAGCTGACGTTCGGCTTCTTTCTGCGCCTTGGAGAGTTTGAATTCGTATTCAAGCGATTCTTGCTCTTGCTTGAGTTTGTTTTCGATAGCTGTCTTCAATGTGCCCGGCAAGGTAATATCACGCACGAGTACTTCATTGAGCTGAACGAATTGCTTATCCAGGATCTTCTTTGTTTCCGTGTAGATCTCGTCCTGGATCACATCTCGTTTCGAAGAGTAGATCTCTTCCGGTGTGTATCTGCCGATCACACTACGGGTGGCCGAGCGAAGGGCCGGACGCACCACACGGTCGAGATACTCCTGCCCCTTTTCTTGATGCAACTGTGGGAGTTTGTTGTAAAGGGGCTGGAACCAACCCGATACATCAAGCGAGATCTCAAGTCCATTTGAAGAAAGCACGGCCATGGTCTCCTTTGCTTCCTGCTGACGCACCTCATAGACGATCATATCATTCCACGGAGCAACGATATGGAAGCCCTCACCATAGGTGTTCTCTCGATCGATACCGCCGCTGAACGTACGGAATAGAACGCCCGCCTCGCCACCACTGATCGTGACGGACATGTTCAGGACAACGATGAAGAGAAAGAGTCCAACAAACCCAACAAGGATCCACGTAAGGATCTTCTTTGGATTTGACGGTGGGTTGATGTTCATTTTGAAGTCGCGGATGTCGGCCATTATATCCCCTTGAAGAAATGACGTTATGACTCTATGACGTTATGACCAAACTACGAATTCGCTATTCGCTATTCGCTATTCGCTATTCGCTGTTCGCTGTTCGCTGTTCGCTGTTCAAACAGCGCGCCTACCGCTGATCACGCGAAGGATCACAGAGATCAAGGCGATCACAAGGAGAATGTGAACGAGTCCACCAAGGTGGAAGCCGGCATATCCGATGGCCCAGACAATGATCAGGATGACAGCAACATAGTAAAGAAGATTACTCATAGGATTGGCTTTAAGACGGTGAATAGTACATGTCGGTACCTAGGACGCATGTTTGTGTATGATGGTTCCATAATCGTGAAACCTAATTCCACAATTGGTGTTAATAGGTGCATGTTCCTCCACACAATGTTTGCCCTGTGCTTGGTTGCATCTGCGACCAATATTGGTACCGCACAGGACGGTGCGCTTACCTTGGAGGCAGATGAACCAGTGATATCGAGGCTCTTGAGCAGCGAATCGGATCCCAACGTCATCGTAGCGTGCCGGAGTGATGCCCAGCCCCCTCTCATTTCCTTGGATGGCGGATGCACCTGGAATGCATGGATGGCCGATAATGACTCCATCGGAGCAAACGTACTCCAGACGGCGGTTCACGTTCCGCAGTCGAGCTCATCGTTCATGATCGAACAAGATCGTACGATCCGCATCACTGATGATCTAGGAGCTTCGTGGCGCAACCACATCACATTTGCAACCGGCGCCTTCCACTCGTATCGCTTCCACCCGATGGACTCCACCATTATCTATGGATTCTCATCCGATAACACTCCGGTAGGCAGATACCATTCCAAACAGGGTGTATGGAGATCTTCAATTGTCGATACGTCGGCAGGACCCTTCGGCTCTGTGGTTGACGCGTTCTTTACGAAGACCAAGCCTGATGCCTCGTTCCTTGTATCATCGAATGGCGACATCTATCAGAGCCGCGATACAGGTTCCACGTT
This region of Ignavibacteria bacterium genomic DNA includes:
- a CDS encoding lmo0937 family membrane protein — translated: MSNLLYYVAVILIIVWAIGYAGFHLGGLVHILLVIALISVILRVISGRRAV
- a CDS encoding prohibitin family protein — translated: MNINPPSNPKKILTWILVGFVGLFLFIVVLNMSVTISGGEAGVLFRTFSGGIDRENTYGEGFHIVAPWNDMIVYEVRQQEAKETMAVLSSNGLEISLDVSGWFQPLYNKLPQLHQEKGQEYLDRVVRPALRSATRSVIGRYTPEEIYSSKRDVIQDEIYTETKKILDKQFVQLNEVLVRDITLPGTLKTAIENKLKQEQESLEYEFKLSKAQKEAERQLIDAEGKARANRILSASLTDMILREKGIEATLELARSPNAKIVVVGNKDGMPLILGNQ